The Streptomonospora litoralis genome window below encodes:
- the purH gene encoding bifunctional phosphoribosylaminoimidazolecarboxamide formyltransferase/IMP cyclohydrolase: MSQQPIRRALISVYDKTGLEELAYGLAEAGVEIVSTGSTAARLTEVDVPVTAVEDVTGFPEVLGGRVKTLHPRVHAGLLADRADAGHRTTLEELGIGGFDLLVSNLYPFQETVAAGASLGECIEKIDIGGPAMIRAGAKNHSSVAVVVDPAGYDEVIEAVQSGGYELEQRKRLAAQAFAHTAAYDAAVATWFATTYAPDEVAVETGWPDFYAETGHRTATLRYGENPHQRAALYRGGGDAAGPGLAGAEQLHGKEMSYNNYVDADSALRAAFDFAEPCAAVIKHANPCGIAVGADIAEAHRKAHACDPLSAFGGVIATNRPVSVALAEQVAEIFTEVLVAPEYEAGAVEILTRKKNIRLLVVSPPDRAARSEERAISGGTLLQSADMVDAPGDVPSAWQLVAGPAADEALLADLAFAWRAVRAVKSNAILLAADRATVGVGMGQVNRVDAAQLAVTRAGDRVSGSVGASDAFFPFPDGLEVLTRAGVRAVVQPGGSVRDEAVVAAAEEAGITMYATGTRHFYH; this comes from the coding sequence GTGAGCCAGCAGCCCATTCGGCGCGCGTTGATCAGCGTCTACGACAAGACCGGACTGGAGGAGCTGGCCTACGGGCTGGCCGAAGCCGGGGTGGAGATCGTCTCCACCGGGTCCACGGCCGCCCGCCTCACCGAGGTCGACGTGCCCGTCACCGCGGTCGAGGACGTCACGGGCTTCCCCGAGGTCCTCGGCGGGCGGGTCAAGACGCTGCACCCGCGGGTGCACGCCGGGCTGCTGGCCGACCGCGCGGACGCCGGCCACCGGACCACCCTGGAGGAGTTGGGCATCGGCGGCTTCGACCTGCTGGTGTCCAACCTCTACCCGTTCCAGGAGACGGTGGCCGCCGGCGCCTCGCTCGGCGAGTGCATCGAAAAGATCGACATCGGCGGCCCGGCGATGATCCGCGCCGGCGCCAAGAACCACAGCTCGGTGGCGGTGGTGGTCGATCCGGCGGGCTATGACGAGGTCATCGAAGCCGTGCAGTCCGGCGGCTACGAGTTGGAGCAGCGCAAGCGCCTGGCGGCGCAGGCGTTCGCGCACACCGCCGCCTACGACGCGGCCGTCGCCACCTGGTTCGCGACCACCTACGCGCCCGACGAAGTCGCCGTTGAAACCGGCTGGCCCGACTTCTACGCCGAGACCGGCCACCGCACCGCGACCCTGCGCTACGGCGAGAACCCGCACCAGCGGGCGGCGCTCTACCGCGGCGGCGGCGACGCCGCGGGCCCCGGCCTGGCCGGTGCCGAGCAGCTGCACGGCAAGGAGATGTCCTACAACAACTACGTCGACGCCGACTCGGCGCTCCGTGCGGCTTTCGACTTCGCCGAGCCGTGCGCCGCGGTGATCAAGCACGCCAATCCCTGCGGCATCGCGGTGGGCGCCGACATCGCCGAGGCGCACCGCAAGGCCCACGCCTGCGACCCGCTGTCGGCCTTCGGCGGGGTCATCGCCACCAACCGCCCGGTCAGTGTGGCGCTGGCCGAGCAGGTGGCCGAGATCTTCACCGAGGTGCTGGTGGCGCCGGAGTACGAGGCCGGGGCCGTCGAGATCCTTACCCGCAAGAAGAACATCCGGCTGCTGGTGGTGTCTCCGCCCGACCGCGCCGCCCGTTCCGAGGAGCGCGCGATCAGCGGCGGCACGCTGCTGCAGTCGGCCGACATGGTCGACGCGCCCGGCGACGTCCCGTCCGCCTGGCAGTTGGTCGCGGGGCCGGCCGCCGACGAGGCGCTGCTGGCGGATCTGGCGTTCGCCTGGCGTGCGGTGCGCGCCGTCAAGTCCAACGCGATCCTGCTGGCCGCCGACCGCGCGACCGTGGGTGTCGGTATGGGGCAGGTCAACCGGGTCGACGCGGCGCAGTTGGCGGTGACGCGGGCGGGCGACCGGGTTAGCGGCTCGGTGGGGGCCAGCGACGCGTTCTTCCCCTTCCCCGACGGGCTGGAGGTGCTGACCCGGGCCGGGGTGCGGGCCGTGGTCCAGCCGGGCGGGTCGGTGCGCGACGAGGCCGTGGTGGCGGCCGCCGAGGAGGCGGGCATCACCATGTACGCCACGGGGACCCGCCACTTCTACCACTGA
- a CDS encoding bifunctional methylenetetrahydrofolate dehydrogenase/methenyltetrahydrofolate cyclohydrolase, which translates to MSAQILDGKATAAAIRAELVDRVAALRAKGVTPGLGTVLVGDDPGSHSYVAGKHRDCAEVGIESIRRDLPATATQEQVEGVVADLNADPACTGYIVQLPLPRGLDENRVLGLIDPDKDADGLQPVNLGKLVLMEQAPLPCTPRGIVELLTRYGVPLKGAEVVVVGRGVTVGRPLGLLLTRRSENATVTLCHTGTRDLAEHTRRADIVVAGAGVPGLITEDMVKPGAAVLDVGVTRTDEGLRGDVAMDVREAAGHVAPNPGGVGPMTRAMLLVNVVEAAERLVG; encoded by the coding sequence ATGAGCGCACAGATTCTCGACGGGAAGGCCACGGCCGCGGCGATCCGCGCGGAGCTGGTGGACCGGGTGGCCGCCCTGCGCGCCAAGGGTGTGACGCCCGGTCTGGGAACGGTCCTGGTCGGCGACGACCCGGGCAGCCACTCCTATGTGGCGGGCAAGCACCGCGACTGCGCCGAGGTGGGCATCGAGAGCATCCGCCGCGACCTGCCCGCCACCGCGACCCAGGAGCAGGTCGAGGGCGTGGTGGCCGACCTCAACGCCGACCCCGCGTGCACCGGCTACATCGTGCAGTTGCCTTTGCCGCGCGGCCTGGACGAGAACCGCGTGCTGGGCCTGATCGACCCGGACAAGGACGCCGACGGCCTCCAGCCGGTGAATCTGGGCAAGCTCGTGCTGATGGAGCAGGCGCCGCTGCCGTGCACGCCGCGGGGCATCGTGGAGCTGCTGACCCGCTACGGTGTGCCGCTCAAGGGCGCCGAGGTCGTGGTGGTGGGCCGCGGCGTCACGGTGGGCCGCCCGCTGGGGCTGCTGCTCACCCGCCGCAGCGAGAACGCAACGGTGACGCTGTGCCACACCGGCACGCGCGACCTGGCCGAGCACACCCGCCGCGCCGACATCGTGGTGGCCGGTGCCGGGGTGCCGGGCCTGATCACCGAGGACATGGTGAAGCCGGGGGCGGCCGTGCTGGACGTCGGCGTGACCCGCACCGACGAAGGGCTGCGCGGCGACGTGGCGATGGACGTGCGCGAGGCTGCGGGCCACGTAGCGCCCAATCCCGGCGGGGTGGGGCCCATGACGCGGGCGATGCTGCTGGTCAACGTGGTGGAGGCCGCCGAGCGCCTGGTCGGCTGA
- a CDS encoding FHA domain-containing protein: protein MDGPYMRVEESGDVQSLNSEVTTVGRGEGADIRLSDPSVSQLHAELVRRGPYVYVVDLGLSRNGTRVNGRPIARRVLEEGDVLSFGSARCKIGGLPREELNPDVELRRGTAPELTRRELDVLTSLCRPALSDEAFVSPATAREIAEDLVVTEAAVKQHLLRLYQKFRVPEGANRRTRLANEVVALGLVRPMPALDRERKAS from the coding sequence GTGGACGGGCCCTATATGCGGGTCGAGGAGAGCGGGGACGTTCAGTCGTTGAATTCCGAGGTCACCACAGTCGGACGCGGAGAGGGGGCCGACATCCGCCTCAGCGACCCGAGCGTGTCACAACTCCACGCCGAGCTGGTGCGCCGCGGCCCCTACGTCTACGTCGTCGACCTCGGCCTCTCCCGAAACGGCACAAGGGTCAATGGCCGTCCGATAGCGCGCAGGGTTCTCGAAGAAGGAGACGTCCTCAGCTTCGGCAGTGCGCGCTGCAAGATCGGGGGCCTGCCCCGGGAGGAACTCAACCCTGACGTCGAGCTGCGCAGGGGAACCGCACCCGAACTGACCAGGAGGGAGCTCGACGTCCTCACGTCGCTCTGCCGCCCCGCTCTCTCCGATGAAGCCTTCGTCTCCCCCGCGACCGCCCGCGAAATCGCCGAGGACCTGGTCGTGACAGAAGCAGCCGTCAAGCAGCACCTCCTCCGCCTCTACCAGAAGTTCCGGGTCCCCGAGGGGGCCAACCGCCGCACCCGCCTCGCAAACGAAGTCGTCGCGCTCGGGCTGGTCCGCCCGATGCCGGCGCTCGATCGAGAACGCAAGGCGAGCTGA
- a CDS encoding DUF3017 domain-containing protein, protein MSQNTVEEAVAAESRRPDDEPEPDSAPGEQEPGVGDEAPGWLSQVPYFLVLSTMSAGIVIVAAAHFKRGPALIAGSLLLAAVFRTVLPPHKIGMLAVRRRWLDVITFTGLAVLLIVLAWVAPQLSQ, encoded by the coding sequence GTGAGCCAGAACACGGTGGAGGAAGCGGTAGCAGCCGAATCGCGCCGACCCGACGACGAGCCAGAGCCCGACTCCGCTCCCGGGGAGCAGGAGCCCGGTGTCGGCGACGAGGCCCCCGGGTGGCTTTCACAGGTGCCCTATTTCCTTGTGCTGTCCACCATGTCGGCCGGGATCGTGATCGTCGCGGCGGCGCATTTCAAGCGCGGGCCGGCGCTGATCGCCGGTTCGCTGCTGCTGGCCGCGGTCTTCCGCACCGTGCTGCCTCCGCACAAGATCGGAATGCTCGCGGTGCGCAGGAGATGGCTCGACGTCATCACGTTCACCGGACTGGCCGTGCTGCTCATCGTGCTCGCATGGGTAGCGCCGCAACTGTCCCAGTAG
- a CDS encoding NADP-dependent isocitrate dehydrogenase, with translation MAKIKVENPVVELDGDEMTRIIWSFIKDRLILPYLDVDLKYYDLGIEERDRTDDQITVDAAKAIREHGVGVKCATITPDEARVEEFGLKKMWRSPNGTIRNILGGVIFREPIVCENVPRLVPGWTKPIIVGRHAHGDQYKASDFKVPGPGTVTITYTPEDGGEPIEMEVANFPEGGGVAMGMYNYRRSIEDFARASLNYGLDRGYPVYMSTKNTILKSYDGMFKDVFEEIYENEFKDRFEAAGLTYEHRLIDDMVAAALKWEGGYVWACKNYDGDVQSDTVAQGFGSLGLMTSVLRTADGRTVEAEAAHGTVTRHFRRHQQGEPTSTNPIASIFAWTRGLEHRGKLDNTPAVVEFANTLEKVVVSTVEGGQMTKDLALLVGGDQGFLTTQEFLAVLDENLQKRLA, from the coding sequence ATGGCCAAAATCAAGGTCGAGAATCCCGTAGTAGAGCTCGACGGCGACGAGATGACGCGGATCATCTGGTCCTTCATCAAGGACCGGCTGATCCTGCCCTACCTGGACGTCGATCTGAAGTACTACGACCTGGGGATCGAGGAGCGCGACCGCACCGACGACCAGATCACCGTCGACGCCGCCAAGGCCATCCGCGAGCACGGCGTCGGCGTCAAGTGCGCCACCATCACCCCCGACGAGGCCCGCGTCGAGGAGTTCGGGCTGAAGAAGATGTGGCGCTCGCCCAACGGGACGATCCGCAACATCCTCGGCGGGGTCATCTTCCGCGAGCCCATCGTCTGCGAGAACGTGCCCCGGCTGGTGCCCGGCTGGACCAAGCCGATCATCGTCGGCCGCCACGCCCACGGCGACCAGTACAAGGCCAGCGACTTCAAGGTGCCCGGCCCCGGTACGGTCACCATCACCTACACCCCCGAGGACGGCGGCGAGCCCATCGAGATGGAGGTCGCCAACTTCCCCGAGGGCGGCGGCGTGGCCATGGGCATGTACAACTACCGCCGGTCGATCGAGGACTTCGCCCGCGCCAGCCTGAACTACGGCCTGGACCGCGGCTACCCGGTCTACATGTCGACCAAGAACACGATCCTCAAGTCCTACGACGGCATGTTCAAGGACGTGTTCGAGGAGATCTACGAGAACGAGTTCAAGGACCGCTTCGAGGCGGCCGGCCTCACCTACGAGCACCGGCTGATCGACGACATGGTCGCCGCCGCCCTGAAGTGGGAGGGCGGCTACGTCTGGGCCTGCAAGAACTACGACGGCGACGTGCAGTCCGACACGGTCGCCCAGGGCTTCGGCTCGCTGGGCCTGATGACCTCGGTGCTGCGCACCGCCGACGGCCGGACCGTCGAGGCCGAGGCCGCCCACGGCACGGTCACCCGGCACTTCCGCCGGCACCAGCAGGGCGAGCCCACCTCCACCAACCCCATCGCGTCCATCTTCGCCTGGACCCGGGGCCTGGAGCACCGCGGCAAGCTCGACAACACCCCCGCGGTCGTCGAGTTCGCCAACACCCTGGAGAAGGTCGTCGTCTCGACCGTCGAGGGCGGCCAGATGACCAAGGACCTCGCGCTGCTGGTCGGCGGCGACCAGGGCTTCCTCACCACCCAGGAGTTCCTCGCCGTGCTCGACGAGAACCTGCAGAAGCGCCTGGCCTGA